One Branchiostoma floridae strain S238N-H82 chromosome 15, Bfl_VNyyK, whole genome shotgun sequence DNA window includes the following coding sequences:
- the LOC118431493 gene encoding PI-PLC X domain-containing protein 3-like yields MSRMAGNLPHGLDLANWMGDLPPNLRAAPLKNLAIPGTHDSGSFYQDKSSGLSPVGQTLLEIINEETIKILGLTVNDVVNNWSVTQHDIGFSGQLNVGVRYFDLRVAWRESDNSLYFVHGLYGSKVETAMQEIADWLNNHPKEVVLLDFNHFYNMNDSHHRQLSVILEEKFGSKLCPKTIVSQAADTTLIKLWESRHQVMVFYNNNGIADHHNYLWSDWEYVHSHSPTTYESAKLIAWLENEGVCDESKFHVSQAILTPDATTIVGNLGHSLKSVLATPAMPEILKWLNGKRSSGSGSNGMNIVIADFVDLEFLLAVIKLNYT; encoded by the exons ATGTCAAGAATGGCGGGGAATCTGCCTCACGGGCTGGACTTGGCCAACTGGATGGGAGATCTACCGCCCAATCTGCGTGCCGCACCGCTCAAGAACCTCGCCATTCCCG GCACTCATGATTCCGGGAGTTTCTACCAGGACAAGTCGTCTGGACTCTCGCCTGTTGGGCAAACTCTGTTGGAAATCATCAACGAGGAAACGATAAAGATCCTGGGGCTGACTGTGAATGACGTGGTGAACAACTGGTCCGTTACCCAACATGACATCGGCTTCAGCGGGCAGCTCAACGTTGGTGTGCGGTACTTCGATCTCCGTGTCGCCTGGAGAGAGAGTGACAACTCCCTCTACTTTGTACACGGACTGTATGGCAGCAAAGTGGAGACTGCGATGCAGGAGATTGCCGACTGGCTCAACAACCATCCGAAAGAGGTCGTACTGTTGGATTTCAATCATTTCTACAACATGAATGATTCCCATCACAGGCAGTTGAGTGTCATCCTGGAAGAAAAGTTCGGTTCAAAGCTGTGTCCTAAAACCATAGTGTCGCAGGCTGCTGACACAACCCTGATCAAGCTGTGGGAGAGTCGGCATCAGGTGATGGTGTTCTACAACAACAATGGGATTGCCGACCATCACAACTACTTGTGGAGTGACTGGGAGTACGTTCACTCTCACAGTCCGACCACGTACGAGAGCGCAAAACTGATTGCGTGGCTCGAAAATGAAGGAGTTTGCGATGAATCCAAGTTCCACGTGTCTCAGGCCATCCTCACGCCTGACGCGACAACCATTGTTGGGAATCTGGGCCACAGTCTGAAGAGCGTGCTGGCGACTCCTGCCATGCCGGAGATCCTGAAGTGGCTGAACGGAAAAAGATCATCAGGATCCGGCAGCAATGGTATGAACATCGTCATCGCCGACTTTGTGGACCTTGAGTTCCTACTAGCTGTTATCAAACTAAACTACACTTAG
- the LOC118432647 gene encoding PHD finger protein 24-like — protein MASYDAELDTSADRSCPVRGCPGFDSSVKLECRVCGRCCHTSCLTRKNKGDQHAMAAMENANTDKGWSCFDCENLGLLLEEEDTQLMMDNFDQHDPDQNTQVSVDEFVAFQQNLCRQMKGRELSEEEEQGARDAFDNIDINKDGSIGWWEFVTAESVRFLQKKPKEYLVKQLNPREIKRIRDIFKEQDFNGQGMLLQANYQEVIKQWMVGLGLEPKDGDYTKYLLVESVIVQWDTFLREHAISILSARPNISGKKHFLPVANRS, from the exons ATGGCTTCATACGATGCAGAGCTTGAT ACCTCCGCCGACCGCTCGTGCCCTGTCCGCGGCTGCCCGGGGTTCGACAGCTCGGTGAAGCTGGAGTGTCGCGTGTGCGGCCGGTGCTGTCACACGTCCTGTCTCACCAGGAAGAACAAGGGGGACCAGCACGCCATGGCAGCCATGGAGAACGCCAACACCGACAAGGGCTGGAGCTGCTTCGACTGT GAAAACCTCGGTTTACTACTGGAGGAAGAGGACACCCAGCTTATGATGGACAACTTTGACCAGCACGATCCCGACCAAA ACACACAGGTCAGTGTGGATGAGTTTGTAGCCTTCCAGCAGAACTTGTGCCGTCAGATGAAAGGCAGAGAACTGAGCGAGGAAGAGGAACAAGGAGCAAGAGACGCG TTTGACAACATCGACATAAACAAGGACGGGTCTATCGGCTGGTGGGAGTTTGTGACAGCAGAGAGCGTGCGCTTCTTACAAAAGAAGCCAAAA GAGTACCTGGTCAAACAGCTGAACCCAAGAGAAATCAAACGCATCCGGGACATTTTCAAGGAACAAGACTTTAACGGTCAGGGAATGCTACTACAAGCTAACTACCAGGAAGTCATCAAGCAGTGGATGGTTGGTCTTGG ACTGGAACCCAAGGATGGGGACTACACCAAGTACCTACTGGTGGAGTCTGT GATTGTTCAGTGGGACACCTTCCTCCGGGAACACGCTATCTCCATTCTGTCAGCGCGTCCCAACATCTCCGGCAAGAAACACTTTCTACCAGTCGCAAACAGAAGCTAA
- the LOC118432649 gene encoding DNA damage-regulated autophagy modulator protein 1-like, translating to MEYNRYCLFPLFFVFGVIAVLFVCLGLTIGLGHNTSPVFISETGQYPPEQGIFTMTNNIGAVGIATTQILHYRYVAQYGGPTRLNKVTLVVGLLADLGLSIAGAFQINNIPEVHDLGAAMTFLLGTTYGWLQTLLTYKLRHTGTTMGTFGLRLFLSVLVTGTLVPFLVTYSLLADTPDMRVVPVTLEWILAISMLTHLATLAWELRKVTAIVISLDIEGLFDVQKKAKASLSSISTETI from the coding sequence ATGGAGTACAACAGATATTGTCTGTTCCCCCTGTTCTTTGTGTTCGGTGTGATAgctgtgctgtttgtgtgtctggGTCTAACCATAGGCCTGGGACATAACACAAGTCCCGTGTTCATCAGTGAGACTGGGCAGTACCCTCCTGAGCAAGGAATCTTCACCATGACAAATAACATCGGCGCTGTCGGCATCGCTACAACACAGATTCTACACTATCGCTACGTCGCACAATATGGCGGACCGACCAGGCTGAACAAGGTTACCCTGGTAGTGGGGCTGTTAGCAGACCTGGGACTTAGTATTGCCGGCGCTTTTCAGATCAACAACATACCTGAGGTTCACGACTTAGGAGCAGCGATGACTTTTCTCCTTGGTACGACATACGGGTGGCTACAGACTCTCCTCACGTACAAACTACGACATACTGGCACAACCATGGGTACATTCGGTCTGAGGTTGTTTCTATCGGTTCTCGTGACGGGAACTTTGGTGCCGTTTTTAGTAACCTACAGTTTGTTAGCGGACACTCCAGACATGCGAGTAGTGCCTGTGACCTTAGAATGGATCCTGGCAATCTCGATGCTGACCCATCTGGCCACACTTGCGTGGGAGCTAAGGAAGGTGACAGCTATCGTCATTTCCTTGGACATAGAAGGGTTATTTGACGTACAGAAGAAAGCAAAGGCTTCTCTCTCTAGCATTTCGACAGAGACCATTTAG
- the LOC118432520 gene encoding PHD finger protein 24-like isoform X2: protein MLNIPENAVERGTIRVLLPYSETDGLRVGKISMRNVNSPSESIVHASNQDTGGYKRNTTCRNTNSVGGGKVFSLSGQRRKPYVPRDEEYYTIMYDEEPRITTDVTCTICKGFERSAKIQCRVCGRNCHTNCFERRYRGDEQAMEASKRADTEAGWTCADCENLGQLLDEYETSMLMDKFDEYDSDQSTQITVEEYIEFQKDLCLESEGIEMSKEREEEERELFGNIDISGDGAINWWEFLTAKSIHFLNKKPKSYVLKQLTPREIKRIRDIFKANDMSYHGVLDREEAVKVMKEWMNSVGLESPDGDYSKYLLTSSCVIPWDTFIREHAVTIIAARINNVGKQHFLPVKRKS, encoded by the exons ATGCTGAATATTCCGGAGAACGCTGTTGAAAGAGGTACAATACGGGTCCTGTTACCCTACAGCGAGACAGATGGGTTACGGGTCGGCAAAATCTCAATGAGGAATGTCAACAGCCCTTCAGAATCAATTGTTCACGCCTCAAATCAAGACACGGGTGGCTACAAGAGAAATACAACATGTCGGAATACAAA CTCCGTGGGTGGCGGGAAAGTCTTCAGTCTGTCTGGTCAGAGGAGGAAACCGTACGTACCACGTGACGAGGAGTACTACACCATCATGTATGACGAGGAACCACGG ATCACCACAGACGTGACCTGTACGATATGTAAAGGCTTCGAGCGGTCAGCTAAGATCCAGTGCCGGGTGTGCGGGCGGAACTGCCACACCAACTGTTTCGAGCGGAGGTACCGCGGGGACGAGCAGGCCATGGAGGCCTCCAAACGGGCGGACACGGAGGCCGGATGGACATGCGCCGACTGC gAAAATCTAGGACAACTTTTAGACGAGTATGAAACGAGTATGCTGATGGACAAGTTCGACGAATACGACTCGGACCAAA GTACCCAGATCACAGTTGAGGAGTACATAGAGTTCCAGAAGGACCTGTGTCTGGAGTCGGAAGGAATCGAGATGAGTAAAGAAAGAGAGGAGGAGGAGCGGGAACTG TTCGGTAACATCGACATCAGCGGGGACGGCGCCATTAACTGGTGGGAGTTCCTTACGGCAAAGAGCATCCATTTTCTCAACAAGAAGCCAAAG TCGTACGTCTTGAAGCAGTTGACACCACGAGAGATCAAGCGCATCCGGGACATCTTCAAGGCCAACGACATGAGCTATCATGGCGTCCTTGACCGTGAAGAGGCTGTCAAGGTCATGAAGGAGTGGATGAATAGTGTCGG CCTGGAGTCCCCGGATGGAGATTACTCCAAGTACctgctgacgtcatcatg TGTGATTCCCTGGGACACCTTTATCCGGGAACACGCCGTCACCATCATCGCGGCTCGGATAAACAACGTCGGCAAACAACACTTCCTACCGGTCAAGAGGAAGAGCTGA
- the LOC118432520 gene encoding PHD finger protein 24-like isoform X1, protein MASHHPNSDRPSLEKWQRVVRFTRMAHALKPPDKSGLPVPEVRVCAFTTWSVRRRNSVEGANNAFNKSSVGGGKVFSLSGQRRKPYVPRDEEYYTIMYDEEPRITTDVTCTICKGFERSAKIQCRVCGRNCHTNCFERRYRGDEQAMEASKRADTEAGWTCADCENLGQLLDEYETSMLMDKFDEYDSDQSTQITVEEYIEFQKDLCLESEGIEMSKEREEEERELFGNIDISGDGAINWWEFLTAKSIHFLNKKPKSYVLKQLTPREIKRIRDIFKANDMSYHGVLDREEAVKVMKEWMNSVGLESPDGDYSKYLLTSSCVIPWDTFIREHAVTIIAARINNVGKQHFLPVKRKS, encoded by the exons ATGGCCTCTCATCATCCTAACTCCGACCGCCCGTCTCTGGAAAAGTGGCAGAGAGTCGTGCGTTTTACCCGCATGGCTCACGCCTTGAAGCCGCCCGACAAATCCGGACTACCTGTGCCAGAGGTTCGCGTGTGTGCCTTTACAACATGGTCCGTGAGGAGACGAAATAGCGTGGAAGGAGCTAACAACGCTTTCAACAAGAG CTCCGTGGGTGGCGGGAAAGTCTTCAGTCTGTCTGGTCAGAGGAGGAAACCGTACGTACCACGTGACGAGGAGTACTACACCATCATGTATGACGAGGAACCACGG ATCACCACAGACGTGACCTGTACGATATGTAAAGGCTTCGAGCGGTCAGCTAAGATCCAGTGCCGGGTGTGCGGGCGGAACTGCCACACCAACTGTTTCGAGCGGAGGTACCGCGGGGACGAGCAGGCCATGGAGGCCTCCAAACGGGCGGACACGGAGGCCGGATGGACATGCGCCGACTGC gAAAATCTAGGACAACTTTTAGACGAGTATGAAACGAGTATGCTGATGGACAAGTTCGACGAATACGACTCGGACCAAA GTACCCAGATCACAGTTGAGGAGTACATAGAGTTCCAGAAGGACCTGTGTCTGGAGTCGGAAGGAATCGAGATGAGTAAAGAAAGAGAGGAGGAGGAGCGGGAACTG TTCGGTAACATCGACATCAGCGGGGACGGCGCCATTAACTGGTGGGAGTTCCTTACGGCAAAGAGCATCCATTTTCTCAACAAGAAGCCAAAG TCGTACGTCTTGAAGCAGTTGACACCACGAGAGATCAAGCGCATCCGGGACATCTTCAAGGCCAACGACATGAGCTATCATGGCGTCCTTGACCGTGAAGAGGCTGTCAAGGTCATGAAGGAGTGGATGAATAGTGTCGG CCTGGAGTCCCCGGATGGAGATTACTCCAAGTACctgctgacgtcatcatg TGTGATTCCCTGGGACACCTTTATCCGGGAACACGCCGTCACCATCATCGCGGCTCGGATAAACAACGTCGGCAAACAACACTTCCTACCGGTCAAGAGGAAGAGCTGA
- the LOC118432520 gene encoding PHD finger protein 24-like isoform X3: MGVPLSRKTRVERKALAAPKMLTSVKAFKEAGANANSGWALGGASGQTSSVGGGKVFSLSGQRRKPYVPRDEEYYTIMYDEEPRITTDVTCTICKGFERSAKIQCRVCGRNCHTNCFERRYRGDEQAMEASKRADTEAGWTCADCENLGQLLDEYETSMLMDKFDEYDSDQSTQITVEEYIEFQKDLCLESEGIEMSKEREEEERELFGNIDISGDGAINWWEFLTAKSIHFLNKKPKSYVLKQLTPREIKRIRDIFKANDMSYHGVLDREEAVKVMKEWMNSVGLESPDGDYSKYLLTSSCVIPWDTFIREHAVTIIAARINNVGKQHFLPVKRKS, encoded by the exons ATGGGAGTGCCGCTGTCTAGGAAGACCAGAGTGGAAAGAAAGGCCCTAGCTGCGCCCAAGATGCTGACATCGGTTAAGGCGTTCAAGGAAGCTGGAGCGAATGCAAATTCAGGCTGGGCGTTAGGGGGCGCTTCTGGACAGACAAG CTCCGTGGGTGGCGGGAAAGTCTTCAGTCTGTCTGGTCAGAGGAGGAAACCGTACGTACCACGTGACGAGGAGTACTACACCATCATGTATGACGAGGAACCACGG ATCACCACAGACGTGACCTGTACGATATGTAAAGGCTTCGAGCGGTCAGCTAAGATCCAGTGCCGGGTGTGCGGGCGGAACTGCCACACCAACTGTTTCGAGCGGAGGTACCGCGGGGACGAGCAGGCCATGGAGGCCTCCAAACGGGCGGACACGGAGGCCGGATGGACATGCGCCGACTGC gAAAATCTAGGACAACTTTTAGACGAGTATGAAACGAGTATGCTGATGGACAAGTTCGACGAATACGACTCGGACCAAA GTACCCAGATCACAGTTGAGGAGTACATAGAGTTCCAGAAGGACCTGTGTCTGGAGTCGGAAGGAATCGAGATGAGTAAAGAAAGAGAGGAGGAGGAGCGGGAACTG TTCGGTAACATCGACATCAGCGGGGACGGCGCCATTAACTGGTGGGAGTTCCTTACGGCAAAGAGCATCCATTTTCTCAACAAGAAGCCAAAG TCGTACGTCTTGAAGCAGTTGACACCACGAGAGATCAAGCGCATCCGGGACATCTTCAAGGCCAACGACATGAGCTATCATGGCGTCCTTGACCGTGAAGAGGCTGTCAAGGTCATGAAGGAGTGGATGAATAGTGTCGG CCTGGAGTCCCCGGATGGAGATTACTCCAAGTACctgctgacgtcatcatg TGTGATTCCCTGGGACACCTTTATCCGGGAACACGCCGTCACCATCATCGCGGCTCGGATAAACAACGTCGGCAAACAACACTTCCTACCGGTCAAGAGGAAGAGCTGA
- the LOC118432520 gene encoding PHD finger protein 24-like isoform X4 has protein sequence MACGSSVGGGKVFSLSGQRRKPYVPRDEEYYTIMYDEEPRITTDVTCTICKGFERSAKIQCRVCGRNCHTNCFERRYRGDEQAMEASKRADTEAGWTCADCENLGQLLDEYETSMLMDKFDEYDSDQSTQITVEEYIEFQKDLCLESEGIEMSKEREEEERELFGNIDISGDGAINWWEFLTAKSIHFLNKKPKSYVLKQLTPREIKRIRDIFKANDMSYHGVLDREEAVKVMKEWMNSVGLESPDGDYSKYLLTSSCVIPWDTFIREHAVTIIAARINNVGKQHFLPVKRKS, from the exons ATGGCTTGTGGAAG CTCCGTGGGTGGCGGGAAAGTCTTCAGTCTGTCTGGTCAGAGGAGGAAACCGTACGTACCACGTGACGAGGAGTACTACACCATCATGTATGACGAGGAACCACGG ATCACCACAGACGTGACCTGTACGATATGTAAAGGCTTCGAGCGGTCAGCTAAGATCCAGTGCCGGGTGTGCGGGCGGAACTGCCACACCAACTGTTTCGAGCGGAGGTACCGCGGGGACGAGCAGGCCATGGAGGCCTCCAAACGGGCGGACACGGAGGCCGGATGGACATGCGCCGACTGC gAAAATCTAGGACAACTTTTAGACGAGTATGAAACGAGTATGCTGATGGACAAGTTCGACGAATACGACTCGGACCAAA GTACCCAGATCACAGTTGAGGAGTACATAGAGTTCCAGAAGGACCTGTGTCTGGAGTCGGAAGGAATCGAGATGAGTAAAGAAAGAGAGGAGGAGGAGCGGGAACTG TTCGGTAACATCGACATCAGCGGGGACGGCGCCATTAACTGGTGGGAGTTCCTTACGGCAAAGAGCATCCATTTTCTCAACAAGAAGCCAAAG TCGTACGTCTTGAAGCAGTTGACACCACGAGAGATCAAGCGCATCCGGGACATCTTCAAGGCCAACGACATGAGCTATCATGGCGTCCTTGACCGTGAAGAGGCTGTCAAGGTCATGAAGGAGTGGATGAATAGTGTCGG CCTGGAGTCCCCGGATGGAGATTACTCCAAGTACctgctgacgtcatcatg TGTGATTCCCTGGGACACCTTTATCCGGGAACACGCCGTCACCATCATCGCGGCTCGGATAAACAACGTCGGCAAACAACACTTCCTACCGGTCAAGAGGAAGAGCTGA